The Bacteroidota bacterium genome has a window encoding:
- a CDS encoding proprotein convertase P-domain-containing protein — MSIRYSLNNRVRLLLYLFIFSFSVPTSVWGAEAPWKETTPDKIPNRELRTDLPVSYRSFELDLSVLQSKLQQAPMEVPGQPFASSLVISLPGPDGRSMDFKVRAYEMMEPGLSRKFPALRTYQAVSISDPSVTAVLDLTYLGFHAMVMDPAGWYFIDPFTVGDSLHYIVYFKRDARSGVPFECGSGTASQKLLPSNGSQVQRSAGTTLRTYRLAVGCTGEYAAFFGGTVPGAMSGIVTSVNRVNAVYEQELAIRMVLVTNNDRVVYTNAATDPYTNSSGSTMLGENQTTLDSRIGSANYDIGHVFSTGGGGVASLRSPCTSSKARGVTGRGSPTGDAFDIDYVAHEMGHQFGGNHTFNGNQGSCSGNRNASTAYEVGSGTTIMAYAGICGTDNTQSFSDPYFHTISFDEIRNFVETGSGSTCGVASASGNQAPSCNGGANYTIPISTPFTLTGSGTDPDGDRVTYLWEQFDLGAAGAPGNATSTTAPIFRCFVPASTPSRTFPKLSDILNNTTTIGEILPSVARTLKFRMTVRDNRFGGGGVTHHDDTIRVTVVNSGGAFSVTAPNTAVTWASGATETVTWNVSGTTGAPISCANVRILLSIDGGLNFNYTLNSSTANDGSESVTVPNLATTQARIKVEAVGNIFFDISNTNFTITAPAAVATSLQTNSLASASLCPGSTASIVFTGNGTFNAGNVFTVQLSNGSGSFSSPVTIGTLTATSPAAITVTIPLGTVSDTAYRIRVISSNPALIGANNGSNLTITALPAAAGAITGSVSVCQTQTGVVYTVPAVANAAYYQWTLPSGATFGTTTYTNSISVNYSAVAINGNVTVAGRNACGTGASSSLPVTVNTIAPAAGVITGTASVCAGTSGVTYSITPLSGVTGYSWSLPSGATIVSGNNTNSITVNFGTSASSGTISVAGVNSCGSGTASSLFVSVLPIPAAPTISAGGSTNICPSGSVNLSYTGTSGYDYQWRRNGADISGATSSSYSATQGGTYDVRTSFAAAAAQSITNATPATINDNTCSATGISNIVVSGYSAVLPSAGIAITINLTHTYDGDIAIFLQAPNGDILGLSNQLGGSGDNFTNTVFTDTASSALPASGAPYTGYYKPATSTFTSCITSNITSFGQIGGGAINPNGTWSLRVYDRAGGDVGTINSWTLHLPAQTNTCTSLSNSIIVTELPAVTVSGFSPTAGTAGTLVTISGTGFTGATAVTFNGTSASFTVVNSTTITATVPAGATTGVVVVTAPCGTASSGTAFTIGSSTTLNVHVLIEGYHLGGGVMPEVSATGVCDTVTVVLAAAASPGVDFATARAAINTSGWGAFVFSGLTPGSYYIGVRHRNSIETWSASAISLSAGSASYDFTTASTQAYGGNLRNLGGGRFALFSGDVNQDDLIESADYGAVENAVVGFLSGYQVEDLTGDNLVESTDYSLIENNLMGFIFSIRP; from the coding sequence ATGAGCATTCGTTACTCCCTCAACAACAGGGTAAGGCTACTGCTTTACCTATTCATTTTCTCTTTCAGTGTGCCGACGTCGGTTTGGGGCGCTGAAGCACCCTGGAAGGAAACGACACCCGATAAGATACCGAATCGCGAACTGCGAACGGATCTGCCAGTTTCTTATCGAAGCTTTGAGCTCGACTTATCCGTGTTGCAATCCAAACTGCAGCAAGCGCCAATGGAAGTCCCCGGACAACCGTTCGCATCTTCCCTGGTGATCTCACTTCCCGGTCCGGATGGCCGTTCGATGGATTTCAAAGTCCGAGCATACGAAATGATGGAGCCCGGACTAAGCAGGAAGTTTCCTGCCCTCCGGACCTATCAGGCTGTGAGTATCAGTGACCCAAGTGTGACGGCTGTACTGGACCTAACCTACCTGGGTTTTCATGCAATGGTGATGGACCCGGCCGGCTGGTATTTTATCGATCCGTTCACGGTCGGTGATTCGCTACACTACATCGTCTATTTCAAACGCGATGCGCGGTCTGGCGTTCCATTCGAATGCGGATCGGGAACTGCATCGCAGAAACTCTTACCATCAAACGGTTCACAGGTACAACGATCCGCAGGAACCACCTTGCGTACCTATCGGCTTGCTGTCGGTTGCACCGGTGAATATGCTGCTTTCTTTGGGGGTACGGTGCCCGGGGCGATGTCGGGTATCGTAACCTCGGTCAATCGTGTGAATGCAGTCTATGAACAGGAGTTGGCCATTCGCATGGTCCTCGTGACAAACAACGATCGTGTGGTTTACACGAATGCAGCCACGGATCCTTACACGAATAGTTCGGGTTCGACGATGCTGGGGGAGAACCAGACGACCCTCGATTCGCGGATCGGTTCGGCGAATTACGATATCGGACACGTCTTCAGTACCGGCGGTGGCGGAGTCGCATCGCTGCGTTCACCCTGCACATCCTCGAAGGCACGTGGCGTGACGGGAAGGGGTAGTCCCACGGGCGATGCCTTCGACATCGACTACGTCGCCCACGAAATGGGACACCAGTTCGGAGGCAACCATACCTTCAACGGCAACCAGGGCTCTTGCAGCGGCAACCGGAATGCCTCGACGGCCTACGAGGTTGGGAGTGGAACGACCATCATGGCCTACGCAGGTATTTGCGGAACGGACAATACCCAAAGCTTTAGTGATCCGTATTTCCATACCATCAGCTTTGATGAAATCAGGAATTTCGTCGAGACCGGCAGTGGCAGTACGTGCGGTGTTGCAAGCGCTTCCGGCAACCAGGCTCCTTCCTGCAATGGAGGAGCGAATTATACGATTCCGATCAGTACACCCTTTACCCTCACAGGCAGCGGAACCGATCCCGATGGTGATCGGGTTACTTATCTGTGGGAGCAATTCGACCTGGGCGCTGCAGGCGCTCCGGGAAACGCCACGAGTACCACGGCACCCATCTTCCGTTGCTTCGTTCCTGCTTCAACACCTTCCAGAACGTTTCCGAAGCTTTCCGACATCCTCAATAACACCACCACGATCGGCGAGATCCTGCCTTCCGTAGCGCGGACCCTGAAATTCCGTATGACCGTGCGCGACAATCGCTTCGGCGGCGGCGGAGTGACCCATCACGACGATACGATCCGCGTGACCGTTGTCAATTCGGGAGGTGCGTTCTCTGTAACGGCTCCGAATACGGCCGTTACCTGGGCTTCAGGTGCTACCGAGACGGTTACCTGGAATGTATCCGGAACGACGGGTGCGCCGATCAGTTGCGCCAATGTCCGGATTCTGTTGTCGATCGACGGAGGATTGAATTTCAATTACACCCTGAACAGTTCGACCGCGAACGATGGCAGTGAAAGCGTCACCGTCCCGAATCTCGCGACGACCCAGGCGCGAATCAAGGTGGAGGCGGTGGGCAATATCTTCTTCGACATCTCCAATACGAATTTCACGATCACTGCGCCTGCTGCTGTTGCAACGAGTTTGCAAACCAATTCGCTTGCATCGGCATCGCTTTGCCCGGGATCCACGGCATCCATCGTATTCACGGGTAACGGGACGTTTAACGCGGGCAATGTGTTCACCGTTCAGCTCAGCAATGGTAGCGGGTCGTTTTCTTCACCAGTCACGATCGGAACGCTGACTGCGACATCTCCGGCTGCGATTACCGTCACGATACCGCTCGGAACAGTAAGCGATACAGCCTACCGCATCAGGGTGATCAGTTCCAATCCGGCCTTGATCGGCGCTAATAACGGTTCCAATCTGACCATTACCGCCTTGCCGGCTGCGGCAGGCGCAATCACCGGTTCGGTTAGTGTCTGTCAAACCCAAACGGGTGTCGTCTATACGGTTCCGGCCGTCGCGAACGCGGCTTATTATCAGTGGACCCTGCCTTCCGGAGCCACCTTCGGAACGACCACCTATACGAACAGCATTTCGGTGAACTACAGTGCCGTAGCGATCAATGGAAACGTGACGGTAGCGGGCCGCAACGCTTGCGGTACCGGCGCTTCGTCCAGTCTGCCGGTGACGGTAAACACCATTGCACCCGCCGCAGGTGTCATTACCGGCACCGCGTCCGTTTGTGCCGGCACATCGGGTGTGACCTATAGTATCACGCCGCTCTCTGGTGTGACGGGTTATTCCTGGTCGTTGCCCTCCGGAGCGACCATAGTCTCCGGTAACAACACCAATAGCATCACCGTTAACTTCGGTACTTCCGCTTCGTCCGGTACTATTTCGGTGGCGGGCGTGAATTCCTGTGGTTCCGGAACGGCCTCATCACTCTTCGTTTCCGTGCTGCCGATTCCGGCAGCCCCGACGATCAGTGCCGGTGGCAGTACGAATATCTGTCCGTCCGGCAGCGTCAATCTTTCGTACACCGGAACGTCGGGTTATGATTACCAGTGGCGCAGAAATGGCGCCGACATTTCCGGAGCAACATCCAGCTCCTATTCCGCAACCCAGGGCGGCACGTATGATGTTCGGACATCGTTTGCAGCCGCAGCCGCACAGTCCATCACCAATGCTACGCCGGCTACGATCAATGACAATACCTGCTCGGCTACCGGAATCAGTAATATCGTTGTGTCGGGTTACAGCGCAGTATTGCCAAGCGCCGGTATCGCCATCACCATCAATCTGACACATACCTATGATGGCGATATCGCCATCTTCCTTCAGGCGCCGAATGGTGACATATTGGGACTGAGCAATCAGCTCGGTGGAAGTGGCGATAATTTCACCAACACGGTCTTCACCGATACCGCCTCATCCGCTCTGCCCGCGAGTGGCGCTCCTTATACGGGATATTACAAGCCAGCCACGTCGACCTTTACGAGTTGTATCACCTCAAACATTACGTCTTTTGGACAAATCGGTGGAGGAGCGATCAATCCGAATGGTACCTGGAGCTTACGGGTCTATGACCGAGCCGGTGGAGATGTGGGAACGATCAATTCCTGGACCTTGCACCTGCCTGCACAGACTAATACCTGCACGAGTTTGTCCAATTCAATTATCGTTACTGAGTTGCCTGCGGTCACGGTCTCCGGTTTTTCGCCGACTGCAGGAACTGCAGGAACCCTGGTGACGATCAGCGGAACCGGATTTACCGGCGCGACTGCCGTGACGTTCAATGGAACCAGCGCTTCGTTCACGGTGGTGAACAGTACGACGATAACGGCAACCGTACCGGCCGGGGCCACTACCGGTGTCGTTGTCGTTACGGCGCCCTGCGGAACAGCCTCCTCGGGAACAGCCTTTACCATTGGATCATCCACCACGTTGAATGTTCACGTACTGATTGAAGGCTACCACCTCGGTGGAGGAGTCATGCCGGAAGTCTCGGCTACCGGTGTTTGTGATACGGTGACCGTCGTCCTTGCTGCAGCCGCCAGTCCGGGCGTTGACTTTGCAACCGCCCGCGCAGCGATCAATACCAGCGGTTGGGGTGCGTTCGTCTTCAGCGGCCTCACACCGGGGTCGTATTATATCGGTGTGCGGCACCGCAACAGTATTGAAACCTGGAGCGCCAGTGCAATCAGCTTGTCAGCAGGAAGCGCCAGTTACGATTTCACCACAGCAAGTACACAGGCTTATGGTGGCAACCTGAGAAATCTGGGCGGTGGCCGGTTCGCGTTGTTCAGTGGCGATGTCAACCAGGACGACTTGATTGAATCTGCAGATTATGGTGCCGTCGAAAATGCGGTTGTTGGCTTCTTATCGGGATATCAGGTCGAAGACCTTACAGGCGATAACCTGGTCGAGTCGACCGACTATTCATTGATTGAAAACAACTTGATGGGATTCATCTTCAGTATTCGTCCCTGA
- a CDS encoding S8 family peptidase, which produces MKKILAAIGVLSLSLNGMQAQESSKFNFSLARQLKHSRIQNREIALFVQGDASVVREKTEALGGTFKYSAGDIHAIRIPLSGIQELAACAEIRRIESNDLQLEPLNDRMVEMNHVSEVHLGFNLPQGYQGDGVIMGIIDEGIDYTHPDFRDNSGRTRIAFLWDQANINFDAATQAQPYGYGKEYTGSQIDTSTQHYDSPTSHGTHVAGIACGNGRALNNYRGVAPNADMIVVKMNLNRPDNEFLSSLVDAVKYIFDKADSLGKPAVINISLGTYFGSHDGKDIQALAIDNLISARPGHVVVCSAGNAGNAPIHLGYEASADTQFTWMQPGTQSLHIQAWGDSGVFGNIRFSVGIDRVSPTRASLAELPFRAGDLDPGVLKTDTLFDAQGNQLGLIESMVQYWNGAYGLDYRIYPDSIVNINGSDTSRYFWRFSSTGLGRFDAWSYDMVFDNLPDSISYPDIRNYRKPDTDQTLVSSFTCSDKVITVGSYANRNYYTNANFATTMDTSIVVGKLSSFSSKGPTRDGRIKPDITATGEWVLSCGTQAELNQLVAVEPEKVAAGRKHKRSSGTSMSSPVVAGIAALYLEKNPSADWQEVKNALLRCADQDQYTGNNLPDNDWGYGKVDAYAVVRGCTVGIEETGDSPYIDFGVYPNPASSSTTFHFDLSLLRDNREPRIRITDPVGRTIKSFVLNRAAGTLEAGITDLAPGYYTVSLETDRRILRTIRLAVVR; this is translated from the coding sequence ATGAAAAAAATACTCGCTGCAATCGGTGTGCTGAGCCTTTCCCTGAACGGAATGCAGGCACAAGAATCTTCCAAGTTCAATTTTTCGCTGGCCCGACAGCTCAAGCATTCCCGCATCCAGAATCGCGAGATCGCCTTGTTCGTACAGGGTGATGCAAGCGTCGTTCGCGAGAAGACGGAGGCGCTTGGTGGAACCTTCAAGTATTCGGCCGGAGATATTCATGCTATCCGGATACCGTTGAGCGGTATTCAGGAGTTGGCAGCCTGTGCCGAGATCCGTCGAATCGAAAGCAACGACCTTCAGTTGGAACCACTCAACGACCGCATGGTCGAGATGAATCATGTGAGTGAGGTCCACCTCGGCTTTAATTTGCCGCAAGGATACCAGGGAGATGGTGTCATCATGGGCATCATCGACGAAGGCATCGACTATACGCACCCCGACTTCCGCGACAACAGCGGGCGGACGCGCATCGCCTTCCTTTGGGACCAGGCCAACATCAATTTCGATGCAGCGACGCAGGCGCAGCCCTACGGCTATGGCAAAGAATATACCGGCAGTCAGATCGACACTTCCACCCAACATTACGACAGCCCTACCTCGCACGGTACGCACGTTGCCGGTATCGCCTGCGGCAATGGCCGCGCCCTGAATAATTACCGTGGGGTCGCACCTAATGCCGACATGATTGTGGTCAAGATGAATCTGAACCGCCCGGATAACGAGTTCCTCTCCTCGCTCGTGGACGCAGTGAAGTACATTTTCGACAAAGCCGACAGTCTTGGGAAACCTGCCGTCATCAACATCAGCCTGGGTACGTACTTCGGTTCGCACGACGGCAAGGACATCCAGGCACTGGCGATCGATAACCTGATCAGTGCCCGACCGGGACATGTGGTCGTATGTTCTGCGGGAAATGCGGGCAATGCACCGATCCACCTGGGCTATGAAGCTTCGGCCGATACGCAGTTCACCTGGATGCAACCGGGAACGCAATCGCTGCACATTCAGGCCTGGGGCGACTCCGGCGTCTTTGGCAACATCCGGTTTTCGGTCGGCATCGATCGCGTAAGTCCTACCCGCGCTTCCCTGGCGGAGCTTCCCTTCCGAGCCGGTGATCTTGATCCCGGAGTATTGAAGACCGACACCCTGTTTGACGCGCAGGGAAATCAACTGGGGCTGATCGAAAGCATGGTGCAATACTGGAATGGCGCGTATGGACTGGATTACCGGATCTATCCTGATTCGATCGTCAACATCAACGGCTCCGATACTTCCCGCTACTTCTGGCGATTCAGTTCCACCGGCCTGGGCCGATTCGACGCCTGGAGCTACGACATGGTTTTCGATAACCTGCCCGACTCGATCAGCTATCCGGACATCCGCAACTACCGCAAGCCGGACACCGACCAAACCCTGGTGAGCAGTTTCACCTGCAGCGATAAGGTGATCACGGTAGGCAGCTACGCCAATCGTAATTATTACACCAACGCCAACTTCGCCACTACCATGGACACGTCCATCGTCGTGGGCAAACTCTCCTCCTTTTCAAGCAAAGGACCAACACGCGATGGTCGCATAAAGCCCGACATCACCGCTACCGGCGAATGGGTCTTATCGTGCGGCACACAGGCAGAGCTGAATCAGCTCGTAGCCGTTGAACCCGAGAAGGTCGCTGCAGGTCGCAAGCACAAACGAAGCAGCGGCACGTCCATGTCGTCACCGGTCGTAGCAGGCATTGCCGCCCTCTATCTCGAAAAGAACCCGTCAGCCGATTGGCAGGAAGTGAAAAACGCCTTGCTCCGTTGCGCAGACCAGGATCAATACACCGGAAACAATCTTCCAGACAACGACTGGGGCTACGGGAAAGTGGATGCATACGCAGTCGTTCGCGGATGTACGGTTGGCATTGAGGAAACCGGCGACAGTCCGTATATCGACTTTGGCGTATACCCCAACCCCGCTTCATCATCCACCACCTTTCATTTCGACCTCAGCCTACTGCGTGATAATCGCGAACCGAGGATCCGTATCACCGATCCGGTCGGCCGGACCATTAAATCATTCGTATTGAACAGAGCCGCAGGCACGCTGGAGGCTGGCATCACGGATCTGGCACCCGGGTACTATACGGTATCACTGGAAACCGATCGCCGCATCCTGCGCACCATCCGGCTGGCAGTGGTACGTTAA
- the ettA gene encoding energy-dependent translational throttle protein EttA encodes MSDDKKIIFSMVKVSKTFTTGKTVLKDIYLSFFYGAKIGILGLNGAGKSTLLKIIAGLEKSFQGDVVFSPGYTVGYLSQEPELDPSKTAREIVMEGAQRVVDLLKEFEEINNKFGEPMSDDEMNKLIERQGQVQDAIDAAGGWELDNKIEVAMDALRCPDPETNVANLSGGEKRRLALCRLLLQEPDVLLLDEPTNHLDAESVLWLEQHLKQYAGTVIAVTHDRYFLDNVAGWILELDRGEGIPWKGNYSSWLEQKSNRLAQEEKTESKRRKTLERELEWVRMSPKGRHAKSKARIAAYDRLLNEDVKEREDKLELFIPPGPRLGSVVYEFENVTKSYGDRVLFENLSFSLPPAGVVGVIGPNGAGKTTLFKLLMGLEQPDSGTIRRGDTVQVAYVDQTHDDLVPGKTVFEIISGGTETMVVGGRQLNARAYVSKFNFSGTDQSKKLEVLSGGERNRVHLAIALKQGSNVLLLDEPTNDIDVNTLRALEEAIENFAGCAVIISHDRWFLDRVATHILAFEGDSQVYFFDGNFSEYEENKKQRLGDVQPHRIRYKSLVRS; translated from the coding sequence ATGTCAGACGATAAAAAGATCATTTTTTCCATGGTGAAGGTCTCCAAGACCTTTACTACCGGTAAGACAGTTCTCAAAGACATCTACCTGTCCTTCTTCTATGGTGCCAAGATCGGTATCCTGGGTTTGAACGGTGCCGGTAAATCAACCTTGTTAAAGATCATCGCAGGGTTGGAAAAATCCTTTCAGGGCGATGTGGTTTTTTCGCCGGGCTACACCGTCGGTTACCTGTCACAGGAGCCCGAACTCGACCCGAGCAAGACCGCGCGCGAGATCGTGATGGAAGGCGCACAGCGGGTGGTGGACCTGTTGAAGGAATTCGAAGAGATCAACAACAAGTTCGGGGAACCGATGAGCGACGATGAGATGAATAAACTCATCGAGCGTCAAGGGCAGGTACAAGATGCCATCGATGCCGCAGGGGGATGGGAGCTCGACAACAAAATCGAGGTCGCCATGGACGCGCTACGCTGTCCGGATCCGGAAACGAATGTGGCCAACCTGTCGGGCGGTGAGAAACGTCGTCTCGCGCTTTGTCGTCTGCTGCTGCAAGAGCCGGATGTGCTGCTGCTCGACGAACCGACCAACCACCTCGACGCGGAATCGGTCCTCTGGCTGGAGCAACACCTCAAGCAGTATGCCGGTACGGTCATCGCCGTTACGCACGATCGTTACTTCCTCGACAACGTAGCCGGCTGGATCCTCGAACTGGATCGTGGTGAAGGTATTCCGTGGAAGGGAAATTACTCCTCCTGGCTCGAACAGAAATCGAATCGTCTGGCTCAGGAAGAGAAAACAGAAAGCAAGCGCCGCAAGACACTCGAGCGGGAATTGGAATGGGTACGCATGTCGCCGAAAGGCCGTCACGCAAAATCCAAAGCCCGTATCGCCGCCTATGATCGTTTGCTGAACGAGGATGTAAAGGAGCGCGAAGACAAGCTCGAACTCTTCATCCCGCCGGGCCCGCGCCTGGGAAGTGTGGTGTACGAGTTTGAGAACGTGACCAAGTCCTACGGAGACCGCGTGTTGTTTGAGAATCTGAGCTTCTCCCTGCCGCCTGCGGGAGTGGTTGGTGTTATCGGTCCGAACGGAGCCGGTAAGACCACGCTCTTTAAACTGCTGATGGGTCTCGAACAACCCGATAGCGGCACCATTCGTCGGGGCGATACGGTACAGGTAGCTTATGTGGACCAGACGCACGACGACCTGGTACCGGGTAAGACGGTTTTTGAGATCATCTCCGGCGGAACCGAAACGATGGTCGTAGGCGGTCGACAGTTGAATGCCCGCGCCTATGTTTCCAAGTTCAACTTCAGCGGTACGGACCAGAGCAAGAAACTGGAAGTGCTTTCCGGCGGAGAGCGCAACCGGGTTCACCTCGCGATAGCGTTGAAGCAGGGCAGCAACGTCTTACTCCTCGACGAACCGACGAACGACATCGACGTGAACACCCTCCGGGCGCTCGAAGAAGCCATCGAGAACTTTGCCGGTTGCGCGGTCATCATCTCCCACGACCGTTGGTTCCTCGATCGCGTAGCTACGCACATCCTGGCCTTCGAAGGCGATTCGCAAGTCTACTTCTTCGACGGCAACTTCTCCGAATACGAAGAGAACAAAAAACAGCGCCTCGGCGATGTTCAGCCGCATCGCATCCGGTACAAGAGCCTGGTGCGGTCCTGA
- a CDS encoding UbiA family prenyltransferase: MQAVFRNYLSLVKFSHTVFALPFAVIGYFLGISRPGYTFDFLLFLKVLACMVTARTAAMAFNRLIDRRIDAQNERTRSREIPAGTISPVAATALVAVSCLLFILTTWTINPLCFYLSPVALSVVLGYSYTKRFTWLCHLVLGLGLSLAPIGAYLAVTGVFDFLPICFSLCVITWVSGFDIIYALQDEAFDRSLSLYSMPASFGKKKALGISSLLHMLSAGFVILAGYLGDFGWLYWIGVTLFIALLIYQHSLVKPDDLRRVNLAFFTTNGIASLVFAIFVVGELLLHH; this comes from the coding sequence ATGCAGGCCGTTTTTCGAAACTACCTCTCCCTCGTCAAGTTCAGTCACACCGTATTCGCCTTACCCTTTGCGGTAATCGGATATTTCCTGGGCATCTCGCGTCCGGGTTACACGTTCGACTTCCTGTTGTTTCTAAAAGTCCTGGCGTGTATGGTAACGGCACGCACCGCCGCGATGGCCTTCAACCGCCTGATCGACCGCAGGATCGATGCCCAAAACGAACGTACCAGATCCAGGGAAATACCGGCGGGAACCATTTCGCCTGTAGCAGCTACCGCGCTGGTCGCCGTTAGTTGCCTCCTCTTTATCCTGACCACCTGGACGATTAATCCGTTGTGTTTCTACCTCAGCCCTGTTGCCTTGTCGGTAGTATTGGGTTATTCGTACACCAAGCGCTTTACCTGGCTGTGCCATCTGGTCCTCGGACTTGGCTTGTCACTCGCACCGATCGGAGCTTATCTTGCCGTTACCGGAGTGTTCGACTTTTTACCGATCTGTTTTTCCCTGTGCGTCATCACCTGGGTAAGCGGGTTCGACATCATCTATGCATTGCAGGACGAAGCGTTTGACCGATCGCTTTCACTCTACTCGATGCCGGCATCCTTTGGTAAGAAAAAAGCCCTGGGAATCTCTTCGTTGTTACACATGCTTTCTGCCGGGTTCGTCATCCTCGCGGGCTACCTGGGTGACTTCGGTTGGCTGTACTGGATCGGGGTGACGCTATTTATTGCCTTGTTGATCTATCAGCACAGCCTGGTAAAGCCCGACGACCTGCGCAGGGTGAACCTGGCCTTTTTCACGACAAACGGAATCGCCAGCCTGGTTTTCGCAATCTTCGTAGTGGGCGAATTGCTGCTCCACCACTGA
- a CDS encoding tetratricopeptide repeat protein: MSSRKKNLSKSGNKQAPHAPALPPLAPGLFYTHRFAFQALFLFVLGFLLYANSIPNEYALDDGLVIKENIWVQQGTKGIGKILSHGELDFFYAQQGVGEQFAGGRYRPLSIVTFAIEHSLFGEDPHIRHFFNVLIYCLTLILMLALLRKHVFPDQPDVAFLATLLFAIHPVHSEVVANIKSRNELLPLLFYLLTLIYAARGARSGKILDTILGCVFLFASLLSKEYGVLLLVLLPAYLYLIVKAPLRKSLLSSIPYFVVIGLYFLVRISATSGTTLNQTASAEVLNNPYALGSGEEKLATKIWLLTRYLGLLLLPTDLRADYSYNQIAFVNFSSLEFITSLLLHIGLVILTWILYRKQHHRAVFFLLFYLGHLFIISNLAVEIGTIFSERLTYICSFAICVLAAMGFIWLLEKLPETLRKQRAILLQAILLVIGVFAARIVVSRNALWKNDFTLFTHDVRLSSNSVLVNANAGKSLLDESQKEGIKGTPKEQAYIEEGIRYLQRSVDIYPKFPKGYSNMGVAYFYQGKYPEAVAAWLKAKEYHHNDPALRTYAEVLMNNALMKGSNKDFSGAIQWLEWARQLDDRNESILYNLGGAYFSGGQLEKARSTWEFLLTNINPNNEKAKQGFAAASQLIGQQR; encoded by the coding sequence GTGTCTTCCCGTAAAAAGAACTTATCCAAATCAGGGAACAAACAGGCTCCGCATGCGCCTGCCCTGCCTCCCCTGGCACCCGGACTGTTCTATACCCACCGGTTCGCTTTTCAGGCACTTTTCCTTTTCGTGCTCGGGTTCCTGCTCTATGCCAACAGTATTCCAAACGAATACGCTTTGGACGACGGACTGGTCATCAAGGAAAATATCTGGGTCCAGCAGGGCACCAAAGGGATTGGCAAGATCCTTTCGCACGGGGAATTGGATTTCTTCTACGCACAACAAGGAGTAGGCGAACAATTCGCCGGAGGCCGTTACCGCCCGCTTTCCATCGTCACGTTCGCGATCGAACATTCACTCTTCGGAGAGGATCCCCATATCCGGCATTTTTTCAATGTGTTGATCTATTGCCTGACACTGATCCTCATGCTGGCTCTCCTGCGAAAGCACGTCTTCCCGGACCAGCCCGACGTAGCCTTTCTCGCTACCCTGCTCTTCGCCATTCATCCTGTCCATAGCGAGGTGGTCGCCAACATCAAGAGCCGGAACGAACTATTGCCGCTCCTCTTTTATCTGCTTACACTGATCTACGCCGCGCGCGGAGCCAGATCAGGGAAGATCCTGGATACGATACTCGGTTGTGTTTTTCTTTTTGCCTCGCTCCTATCCAAGGAATACGGCGTTTTGCTCCTGGTCCTTCTGCCGGCCTATCTCTACCTGATCGTCAAGGCACCCCTGCGTAAGAGCCTGTTATCCTCGATTCCCTACTTTGTCGTCATCGGTTTATACTTCCTGGTAAGGATTTCCGCTACTTCCGGAACGACGTTGAATCAAACCGCTTCCGCCGAGGTCCTGAATAACCCTTACGCACTGGGATCCGGCGAAGAGAAACTGGCTACGAAAATCTGGTTGTTGACGCGTTACCTGGGCTTATTGCTCTTGCCGACAGACCTGCGTGCTGATTATTCCTACAACCAAATCGCCTTTGTGAATTTCTCCAGCCTGGAATTCATCACTTCTCTTTTACTGCATATCGGGTTGGTCATCCTGACCTGGATCTTATACAGGAAGCAGCACCATAGAGCGGTTTTCTTTCTGCTCTTTTATCTCGGGCATCTTTTCATCATTTCGAATCTTGCCGTAGAGATCGGTACGATCTTCAGTGAGCGCCTGACCTATATCTGCTCCTTCGCGATTTGCGTCTTGGCTGCCATGGGATTCATCTGGCTGTTGGAAAAACTCCCGGAAACACTCAGGAAACAACGCGCCATCCTGCTGCAGGCCATTCTGTTGGTCATCGGTGTCTTTGCTGCCCGCATTGTTGTCTCGAGAAATGCATTGTGGAAAAATGACTTCACGCTCTTCACGCACGACGTGCGACTGTCTTCAAACTCCGTACTGGTCAATGCGAATGCCGGAAAGAGCCTGCTGGATGAAAGTCAGAAAGAAGGCATTAAAGGTACTCCGAAGGAACAAGCCTACATCGAAGAAGGCATTCGCTACCTGCAACGTTCCGTCGACATCTATCCGAAATTCCCGAAAGGATATTCCAATATGGGAGTGGCTTACTTTTACCAGGGTAAGTATCCGGAAGCTGTTGCAGCCTGGCTGAAGGCGAAAGAATACCACCACAACGACCCCGCGCTCAGGACCTACGCAGAGGTGCTCATGAACAACGCGCTCATGAAAGGATCGAACAAGGACTTTTCCGGAGCCATCCAGTGGCTGGAATGGGCGCGTCAGCTGGATGATCGGAATGAGAGCATCCTATACAACCTGGGCGGCGCGTATTTCTCAGGAGGGCAACTGGAAAAAGCGCGATCTACCTGGGAATTCCTGTTGACCAACATCAATCCGAACAACGAGAAAGCCAAACAGGGCTTTGCCGCTGCCAGCCAGTTAATCGGACAGCAACGCTGA